One Kitasatospora sp. NBC_01287 DNA window includes the following coding sequences:
- a CDS encoding aminoglycoside phosphotransferase family protein: MTLHDNEIQVDEALVRTLLREQRPHWADLPISPAGAGTDNTMYRLGEHLLVRLPRTPDNAQAVRKEQTWLPRLAPHLPCRIPEPVHSGTPSAAFPLAWSVYHWIDGDEAGPESVTDWSAFGADLASVVRSLHTAPLMGATREGELSWYRGGGLRACERWIGECFDACRTLQGLDLDLARLRDLWQSALALPEPSGPHVWLHGDLKPTNLLVQQGKLHAVIDFGALSVGLPDAEHSTLWDFPPAARQAYRDALGLDDMTWLRARAWAIAVGVSGVSYYWDTYPAFVRECLARLRSILAAADESAAGSRAT, encoded by the coding sequence GTGACACTTCATGACAACGAGATCCAGGTGGACGAGGCGCTCGTCCGGACGCTCCTGCGCGAGCAGCGACCGCATTGGGCGGACCTGCCGATCTCGCCGGCCGGCGCGGGGACGGACAACACGATGTACCGGCTCGGCGAACACCTACTCGTACGGCTGCCGCGCACCCCGGACAACGCGCAGGCCGTCCGGAAGGAGCAGACCTGGCTGCCGCGGCTGGCCCCGCATCTTCCCTGCCGCATCCCCGAGCCGGTGCACAGCGGCACGCCGAGCGCCGCGTTCCCGCTCGCCTGGTCGGTGTACCACTGGATCGACGGCGACGAAGCGGGCCCGGAGTCGGTCACCGACTGGTCCGCCTTCGGTGCCGACCTGGCGTCGGTCGTGCGGAGCCTGCACACCGCCCCCCTGATGGGAGCCACCCGCGAGGGCGAGCTCAGCTGGTACCGCGGGGGCGGCCTGCGAGCGTGCGAGCGGTGGATCGGCGAGTGCTTCGACGCCTGCCGCACGCTCCAGGGCCTCGACCTCGACCTCGCCCGGCTGCGCGACCTGTGGCAGAGCGCGCTCGCCCTGCCCGAGCCGTCCGGCCCTCACGTGTGGCTGCACGGTGACCTCAAACCCACCAACCTGCTGGTCCAGCAGGGGAAGCTGCACGCGGTCATCGACTTCGGCGCCCTCTCGGTCGGCCTCCCCGACGCCGAGCACTCAACCCTCTGGGACTTCCCGCCCGCGGCCCGACAGGCGTACCGGGACGCGCTGGGCCTCGATGACATGACGTGGCTGCGCGCCCGGGCGTGGGCCATCGCGGTCGGGGTCAGCGGGGTGTCGTACTACTGGGACACCTACCCCGCCTTCGTCAGGGAGTGCCTGGCGCGGCTGCGCTCGATCCTGGCGGCCGCCGACGAGTCAGCAGCCGGCAGCCGGGCAACCTGA
- a CDS encoding LuxR family transcriptional regulator produces the protein MGDTTAPPGRDEVLARCLAGLGGGGGGGVLLTGPAGIGRSAVLDAVQGEAERAGALVLRSNSAACEAGLPQLALYDLFAAALAERDERDAWEPDSTALAPHLRAALDAALLRAPAGDGAAGQLALRLAVLELLRALAVSRPVLLVLDDAHCLDPASAQVLAFVARRLAGQRVAVLAAERLADGAEPGCLDLLPGPVTEVALDPLPPAVIGELLSARGGLAPGDPVVERIAAASGGNPGFALALARTARRSCAPPGADEPLPVPRGLRELFAAQLAALTPELLAELLPAATARPVPRWPAGEALGQAFAAGLLTRTPGGEPRFAHPLLRELVYADATGAQRRQCHAALAEQLDDPLEKARHRALATPGPDPALAAELAAAAELAVDRGAPAQAAELARLAAERTDHDPQLAADRLLTAARHARDAGRADQARRTCDAVLRGANRAARVGARLLLVELAGGDRSGVPALLDAAQAEAGDTPGLRAAVQLHRAEHAISTGRPDQGLAELAEAARQAERSGDLAQQLEVIAVRAPIELQLRPEWVLPSLRHATELAARRPAAAPRAASIQIRCCLVVGLLRAGAVGEAIEEVNQLRADVESAGRLKDLADVLHLVASTHERAGRCVQAYQAGRRGGRLRRELGPTPAPGLVLSAAAELNGGTAQRATELATSALLAAEAAGDAEWTAYALGLLGRADLLGRRHQRAAEHLGRCRTLLRGLGFTDPALFLVDADLVEALAWSGALAPAWQLLREAGAEVDRLDRRVLRLGLARARAVLAARDGDPRGAADELRAQLPASHPYPLERARALLTLGDLERRARRRAAARADLRAAAEAFAAAQCLPWLAHTEERLARLDGLDGADGPGPALSELERQIVALVRQGATNRQVAAALHVSVKSVEGSLTRLYRRFGVRDRAGLTACPSAG, from the coding sequence ATGGGCGACACAACGGCTCCACCTGGGCGTGACGAGGTCCTGGCCCGCTGCCTGGCGGGCCTCGGCGGTGGCGGTGGCGGGGGAGTGCTGCTGACCGGGCCGGCCGGGATCGGCAGGTCGGCGGTGCTGGACGCGGTGCAGGGGGAGGCGGAGCGGGCCGGGGCTCTGGTGCTGCGCAGCAACTCGGCGGCGTGCGAGGCGGGGCTGCCGCAGTTGGCGCTGTACGACCTGTTCGCCGCCGCGCTCGCCGAACGGGACGAGCGGGACGCGTGGGAGCCCGACTCCACCGCCCTCGCGCCCCACCTGCGGGCCGCGCTCGACGCGGCGCTGCTGCGGGCGCCCGCCGGTGACGGCGCCGCCGGGCAACTGGCGCTGCGGCTCGCGGTGCTGGAACTGCTGCGCGCGCTCGCGGTGAGCAGACCGGTGCTGCTGGTGCTGGACGACGCGCACTGCCTGGACCCGGCGAGCGCGCAGGTGCTCGCCTTCGTGGCGCGGCGGCTGGCGGGGCAGCGGGTGGCGGTGCTGGCCGCCGAGCGGCTCGCGGACGGCGCGGAGCCCGGCTGCCTGGACCTGCTCCCCGGGCCGGTGACCGAGGTCGCGCTCGATCCGCTGCCGCCCGCCGTCATCGGGGAGTTGCTGAGCGCGCGGGGCGGGCTGGCCCCGGGGGATCCGGTGGTCGAGCGGATCGCGGCGGCCAGCGGCGGCAATCCCGGCTTCGCGCTCGCCCTGGCGCGCACGGCCCGCCGCTCGTGCGCCCCGCCCGGCGCGGACGAACCGCTGCCGGTGCCGCGCGGCCTGCGTGAGCTGTTCGCCGCCCAGCTGGCCGCGCTCACACCCGAGTTGCTGGCCGAGCTGCTGCCGGCGGCCACCGCGCGCCCGGTGCCGCGCTGGCCCGCCGGGGAGGCGCTGGGCCAGGCGTTCGCGGCGGGCCTGCTCACCCGCACCCCTGGGGGCGAGCCCCGCTTCGCCCACCCGCTGCTGCGCGAACTCGTCTACGCCGACGCCACCGGCGCCCAGCGCCGCCAGTGCCACGCCGCCCTCGCCGAGCAGTTGGACGATCCGCTGGAGAAGGCCAGGCACCGCGCCCTGGCCACCCCCGGGCCCGATCCCGCCCTCGCCGCCGAGCTCGCCGCCGCCGCCGAGCTGGCCGTCGACCGCGGGGCGCCCGCGCAGGCCGCCGAGCTGGCCCGGCTGGCCGCCGAACGCACCGACCACGACCCGCAGTTGGCCGCCGACCGACTGCTGACCGCCGCCCGGCACGCGCGCGACGCGGGCCGGGCCGACCAGGCCCGCCGGACCTGCGACGCCGTGCTGCGCGGCGCGAACCGGGCCGCCCGGGTCGGCGCCCGGCTGCTGCTGGTCGAGCTGGCGGGCGGCGACCGCTCCGGCGTCCCCGCGCTGCTGGACGCCGCGCAGGCCGAGGCCGGTGACACCCCGGGCCTGCGCGCCGCCGTCCAACTGCACCGCGCCGAGCACGCGATCAGCACCGGGCGGCCCGACCAGGGGCTGGCCGAGCTGGCCGAGGCCGCCCGCCAGGCCGAGCGCAGCGGCGACCTGGCCCAGCAGCTGGAGGTGATCGCGGTGCGCGCCCCGATCGAACTGCAGTTGCGGCCCGAGTGGGTGCTGCCCTCGCTGCGCCACGCCACCGAGCTGGCCGCCCGGCGCCCGGCCGCCGCGCCGCGGGCCGCCTCGATCCAGATCCGCTGCTGCCTGGTGGTGGGGCTGCTGCGCGCGGGCGCGGTCGGCGAGGCGATCGAGGAGGTCAACCAGCTGCGCGCGGACGTCGAGAGCGCCGGGCGCCTCAAGGACCTGGCCGACGTGCTGCACCTGGTCGCCTCCACCCATGAGCGCGCCGGGCGCTGCGTCCAGGCCTACCAGGCGGGCCGCCGCGGTGGCCGGCTGCGCCGCGAGCTGGGCCCGACCCCGGCCCCGGGCCTGGTGCTGAGCGCCGCCGCCGAGCTCAACGGCGGCACCGCGCAGCGCGCCACCGAGTTGGCGACCTCGGCGCTGCTGGCCGCCGAGGCGGCCGGTGACGCCGAGTGGACCGCCTACGCGCTGGGCCTGCTCGGCCGCGCCGACCTGCTGGGCCGGCGCCACCAGCGGGCGGCCGAGCATCTGGGCCGCTGCCGCACGCTGCTGCGCGGGCTGGGCTTCACCGACCCGGCGCTCTTCCTGGTGGACGCCGACCTGGTCGAGGCGCTGGCCTGGTCCGGAGCCCTGGCGCCGGCCTGGCAGCTGCTGCGCGAGGCGGGCGCCGAGGTGGACCGGCTGGACCGGCGGGTGCTGCGGCTGGGCCTGGCCCGCGCCCGCGCGGTGCTCGCCGCGCGCGACGGCGACCCGCGCGGCGCCGCCGACGAGCTGCGCGCCCAGCTGCCGGCCAGCCACCCCTACCCGCTGGAGCGCGCCCGCGCCCTGCTGACCCTGGGCGACCTCGAACGCCGGGCGCGCCGCCGCGCCGCGGCCCGCGCGGACCTGCGGGCCGCCGCCGAGGCCTTCGCCGCCGCGCAGTGCCTGCCCTGGCTGGCCCACACCGAGGAGCGGCTGGCCCGGCTGGACGGACTCGACGGCGCCGACGGGCCGGGCCCGGCGCTGAGCGAGCTGGAGCGTCAGATCGTCGCGCTGGTCCGGCAGGGAGCCACCAACCGGCAGGTCGCGGCCGCGCTGCACGTGTCGGTGAAGTCGGTCGAGGGCAGCCTCACCCGGCTCTACCGGCGGTTCGGCGTGCGCGACCGCGCCGGGCTGACGGCTTGTCCGTCGGCCGGGTGA
- a CDS encoding ATP-binding protein, translating to MPETPARPPSRPSVPASPAAREHCWLPCSERSPALARRLLREFLLKVRGGELFAENGALVVSELVTNALQHGTRRGQLIKLGLEADGELLCVWVEDASDQAPQLCVATEGERGRGLLLVDKLSQRWGWGARDGIGKRVWSVIEPAPAGVRP from the coding sequence ATGCCCGAAACGCCCGCCCGCCCGCCTTCCCGCCCCTCCGTGCCCGCCTCGCCCGCCGCGCGCGAGCACTGCTGGCTGCCGTGCAGCGAGCGTTCGCCGGCCTTGGCCCGCCGTCTGCTCCGGGAGTTCCTGCTGAAGGTGCGCGGGGGTGAACTCTTCGCGGAGAACGGCGCGCTGGTGGTCAGTGAGCTGGTCACCAACGCGCTCCAGCACGGCACCAGACGCGGTCAGCTGATCAAGCTCGGCCTGGAGGCGGACGGCGAACTGCTCTGTGTCTGGGTGGAGGACGCCTCCGACCAGGCGCCGCAGCTCTGCGTCGCGACCGAGGGGGAGCGCGGGCGCGGCCTCCTGCTGGTCGACAAGCTGTCCCAGCGCTGGGGCTGGGGTGCGCGCGACGGCATCGGCAAGCGCGTCTGGTCGGTCATCGAGCCCGCCCCGGCGGGAGTCCGGCCATGA
- a CDS encoding SIMPL domain-containing protein gives MNSTHSIDTPWGMSVFGAASVDASPDLARLRVAITQTRPQAGEAFEVTRTGVNQIREVLRGHRVPDAAVSTSRLNLESSWSYRGNDREFLGYECTASFVIELRELEDLETVLVDVVEAGANQVDGVEFDVSTKKELRAQARVGAVAAAREKAALYAEAAGVRLGPVVHITDVDSEQLQNRYRGHGRGSGGGSGDGDLAPGQITVSAGVLLGFSLIEG, from the coding sequence ATGAACAGCACTCACTCCATAGACACCCCTTGGGGCATGTCGGTGTTCGGCGCGGCCAGCGTGGACGCCTCGCCGGATCTGGCCCGCCTGCGGGTCGCGATCACCCAGACCAGGCCGCAGGCGGGCGAGGCCTTCGAGGTCACCCGCACCGGGGTCAACCAGATCCGCGAGGTGCTGCGGGGACACCGGGTCCCGGACGCGGCCGTCTCGACCTCTCGGCTCAACCTGGAGTCCTCGTGGTCCTACCGGGGCAACGACCGTGAGTTCCTGGGCTATGAGTGCACGGCCTCCTTCGTGATCGAGCTGCGCGAGTTGGAGGACCTGGAGACCGTGTTGGTCGACGTCGTCGAGGCCGGGGCGAACCAGGTCGACGGCGTCGAGTTCGACGTGAGCACGAAGAAGGAGCTCCGCGCCCAGGCCCGCGTCGGCGCGGTGGCCGCTGCCCGGGAGAAGGCTGCGCTGTACGCGGAGGCCGCCGGCGTGCGGCTCGGCCCGGTCGTCCACATCACGGACGTGGACTCGGAGCAACTGCAGAACAGGTACCGCGGCCACGGCCGCGGCAGTGGTGGCGGGTCCGGCGACGGCGACCTGGCCCCCGGCCAGATCACCGTCTCGGCGGGCGTGCTCCTGGGGTTCTCGCTGATCGAGGGCTGA
- a CDS encoding putative Ig domain-containing protein: MDNRPPEHHRPDHGRPDHDRPARRRRSRSRSRSATLAPLSVLGLLVASLSTAFTGTATAAPALTVAGSNGITVARSCAVPTHPGELACMALKRTDIQEKALSPQATPSGYGPTDLTSAYNLPSGGSGQTVGIVDAQDDPNAESDLAAYRSQYGLPACTTANGCFKKINENGGTSYPTPDTGWAGEISLDVDMVSAVCPNCHILLVEASSANVSDLGAAVNQAVAQGAKFVSNSYGGDEDSSVTSSDASYFNHPGVAITASAGDSDYGAEYPATSQYVTAVGGTALSRASNSRGWTERVWDTSSTEGTGSGCSAYIAKPSWQHDTGCGNRMETDVSAVADPATGVSVYQTYGGSGWSVYGGTSAASPIIASVWALAGAPNAGDRASQYPYNHTSSFNDVTSGNNGSCSVSYYCTAGTGYDGPTGWGTPNGTSGFTAGTVGESVTVSNPGSQSATVGQAVSLQLSASDSAGKALTYSATGLPAGLSISSSGLISGTPTAAGSSTSTVIASSGTASGSAGFSWTVTAAGAETITFRAPGNQSGVVGTAASLQVSASDSAGNALTYSASGLPAGLSISSSGLISGTPSAAGTSTVTVTASSGTASGSTGFSWTITAGGGGGCAGLAAWSAGTSYVPGNQVSYNGHKWLSTWYSTGAAPGAPASWSVWTDQGSC; the protein is encoded by the coding sequence ATGGACAACCGTCCTCCGGAGCACCATCGTCCGGACCACGGCCGTCCCGACCACGACCGCCCGGCACGCCGGCGCCGGTCCAGGTCCAGGTCCAGGTCCGCGACGCTGGCCCCGCTCTCCGTCCTCGGCCTGCTGGTCGCCTCGCTCAGCACGGCCTTCACGGGCACCGCGACCGCGGCCCCGGCCCTGACGGTCGCCGGCTCGAACGGGATCACCGTGGCGCGCTCCTGCGCCGTGCCGACCCACCCGGGCGAGCTGGCCTGCATGGCGCTCAAGCGCACCGACATCCAGGAGAAGGCGCTCTCCCCGCAGGCGACCCCCTCCGGCTACGGCCCCACCGACCTGACCAGCGCCTACAACCTGCCGTCCGGCGGCTCGGGCCAGACCGTCGGGATCGTCGACGCGCAGGACGACCCGAACGCCGAGTCGGACCTGGCCGCCTACCGCTCGCAGTACGGGCTGCCCGCCTGCACCACGGCCAACGGCTGCTTCAAGAAGATCAACGAGAACGGCGGCACCAGCTACCCGACGCCCGACACCGGTTGGGCCGGCGAGATCTCGCTCGACGTCGACATGGTCAGCGCGGTCTGCCCGAACTGCCACATCCTGCTGGTCGAGGCCAGCTCGGCGAACGTGTCCGACCTGGGCGCCGCGGTCAACCAGGCCGTCGCGCAGGGCGCCAAGTTCGTCTCCAACAGCTACGGCGGCGACGAGGACTCCTCGGTCACCTCCTCCGACGCGTCCTACTTCAACCACCCGGGCGTGGCCATCACGGCCAGCGCCGGCGACTCCGACTACGGCGCCGAGTACCCGGCGACCTCCCAGTACGTGACGGCGGTCGGTGGCACGGCACTCAGCCGCGCCTCCAACAGCCGCGGCTGGACCGAGCGGGTCTGGGACACCAGCTCCACCGAGGGCACCGGCTCCGGCTGCTCGGCCTACATCGCCAAGCCCTCCTGGCAGCACGACACCGGGTGCGGGAACCGGATGGAGACGGACGTCTCCGCGGTGGCGGACCCGGCGACCGGCGTCTCGGTCTACCAGACCTACGGCGGCAGCGGCTGGTCCGTCTACGGCGGCACCAGCGCGGCCTCCCCGATCATCGCCTCGGTCTGGGCCCTGGCCGGCGCGCCGAACGCGGGCGACCGGGCGAGCCAGTACCCGTACAACCACACCAGCAGCTTCAACGACGTCACCTCGGGCAACAACGGCTCCTGCTCGGTCTCCTACTACTGCACCGCCGGGACCGGCTACGACGGTCCGACGGGCTGGGGCACGCCGAACGGGACCAGCGGCTTCACCGCGGGGACGGTCGGCGAGAGCGTCACGGTGAGCAACCCGGGCAGCCAGAGCGCGACCGTGGGCCAGGCGGTCTCGCTGCAGCTCTCGGCGAGCGACTCGGCCGGCAAGGCGCTGACCTACTCGGCGACCGGTCTGCCGGCGGGCCTGTCGATCAGCTCCTCGGGCCTGATCAGCGGCACCCCGACCGCGGCGGGCAGCAGCACCTCGACGGTGATCGCGAGTTCGGGCACCGCCTCGGGCAGCGCCGGCTTCAGCTGGACGGTGACCGCCGCCGGCGCCGAGACGATCACCTTCCGGGCGCCGGGCAACCAGTCCGGGGTGGTCGGCACCGCGGCGTCGCTGCAGGTGAGCGCGAGCGACTCGGCCGGCAACGCGCTGACCTACTCGGCGAGCGGCCTGCCGGCGGGTCTGTCGATCAGCTCCTCGGGCCTGATCAGCGGGACGCCGAGCGCGGCGGGGACCTCGACGGTGACGGTCACCGCGAGTTCGGGCACCGCCTCCGGCAGCACCGGCTTCAGCTGGACCATCACCGCCGGTGGCGGCGGCGGTTGCGCGGGCCTGGCGGCCTGGAGCGCCGGTACCTCCTACGTCCCGGGGAACCAGGTGTCGTACAACGGCCACAAGTGGCTCTCCACCTGGTACTCCACCGGTGCCGCCCCGGGGGCGCCGGCTTCCTGGTCGGTCTGGACGGATCAGGGCTCCTGCTGA
- a CDS encoding DUF397 domain-containing protein translates to MHTEHCDMSLRHARWRKSTFSGDQGNCVEVADGIPCAVPVRDSKCPDGPALAFAPAAWQAFLTGLRDGSLSAGS, encoded by the coding sequence ATGCACACAGAACACTGTGACATGAGTTTGCGTCACGCCCGGTGGCGGAAGAGCACGTTCAGTGGCGACCAGGGCAACTGCGTCGAGGTCGCCGACGGCATCCCCTGCGCCGTCCCCGTACGCGACTCGAAGTGCCCCGATGGACCCGCCCTGGCCTTTGCCCCCGCCGCCTGGCAGGCCTTCCTCACCGGCCTGCGCGACGGGAGCCTGTCGGCCGGCTCCTGA
- a CDS encoding helix-turn-helix transcriptional regulator, which yields MTEESRPTVRGRRLGAELRRLRDASGKSTEDAAGVLKCSRAKISRIETGASGIRRLDLSVLLDLYGITEPHARDALEQLARDGKKRGWWHDYGDTVPPAYADFLGLENDARYIRTWQPMVIPGLLQTEGYTRALLEANPAAVRKERVEQLVRIRMERKEVLNKADPARFWAIIWEPALRCPVGGEAAHRTQLTHLTEVAELPNVTLQVVPLEVGATAGACGAFVMFGFSDSPMPGAVFLETLTSSHYLENESELDGYGLAFDYLRSSALNPARSRDMIAAIAAES from the coding sequence ATGACCGAGGAATCACGGCCAACCGTGCGGGGCCGCCGCTTGGGCGCGGAGCTTCGCCGACTTCGAGATGCATCCGGCAAGTCCACCGAGGATGCTGCGGGCGTGCTGAAGTGTTCCCGCGCGAAGATCAGCCGGATAGAGACGGGCGCTTCGGGGATCCGTCGCCTTGATCTGAGCGTCCTGCTCGACCTGTACGGCATCACTGAGCCTCACGCGCGGGACGCTCTCGAACAGTTGGCTCGGGACGGCAAGAAGCGCGGCTGGTGGCACGACTACGGCGATACAGTGCCGCCTGCCTATGCGGACTTCCTCGGCCTCGAAAACGATGCACGCTACATCCGGACCTGGCAGCCCATGGTGATCCCGGGCCTGTTGCAGACCGAGGGCTACACTCGCGCGCTACTGGAGGCCAACCCCGCTGCCGTGCGCAAGGAACGGGTCGAGCAACTGGTCAGAATTCGGATGGAACGGAAGGAAGTCCTGAACAAGGCCGACCCTGCCCGCTTCTGGGCGATCATCTGGGAGCCTGCCCTCCGCTGCCCTGTCGGCGGCGAGGCAGCACACCGGACCCAGCTCACTCATCTCACCGAGGTGGCTGAGCTGCCGAACGTCACGCTCCAAGTTGTTCCACTCGAAGTCGGAGCAACCGCCGGCGCATGCGGCGCGTTCGTCATGTTCGGGTTCAGTGACTCACCCATGCCCGGTGCGGTGTTCCTTGAGACCTTGACGAGTAGCCACTATCTGGAGAACGAGAGCGAATTGGATGGATACGGGCTCGCCTTCGACTACTTGAGGTCCTCGGCCCTGAACCCTGCGCGATCGCGGGATATGATCGCCGCCATCGCGGCAGAATCGTGA
- a CDS encoding DUF397 domain-containing protein, whose translation MTVPEITARGWYKSSYSAQANDCVETGHLVAGGMAVRDSKDPEGPALAFPTGAWQTFVACVHTEGLAADC comes from the coding sequence ATGACCGTGCCGGAGATCACCGCTCGGGGCTGGTACAAGAGCAGCTACAGCGCTCAGGCGAACGACTGTGTGGAGACCGGGCACCTCGTCGCCGGAGGCATGGCCGTCCGCGACTCGAAGGACCCGGAGGGGCCCGCGCTGGCCTTCCCGACCGGCGCCTGGCAGACGTTCGTGGCCTGCGTGCACACCGAGGGCCTGGCTGCCGACTGCTGA
- a CDS encoding MFS transporter produces MLRSGAARFFALDGKAKLGHACPDFHYGFRPCGRQHSATPDRPDPNESFAYWSDDPKLIPEHEAIGPLLSAMNQCRVALARFSGSVLSGVAARFSSDRTTGPEGATRLEANSYSSVKRIATSCRTAARTGPHRNHVVERARPRGRARRADVDLRSHARTNAVRFGRPEAPLQTEATSDDPGADTTSILLDRRRHHVALLAQDSILRDASFRSYYAGQSVALFCAAVTPITMPLIAVLSLHASGFEASVVSAISLVPAVLLTLPVGAIVDRLPKREAMLWANLAQAVSLGLLPLLWWLHALSILVLCLVGLTSTSFAIVSQVADQSLIPFLVEDSHLIEANSRMALSESVATMAGPTAAGFLMTALGGPPTVGLAAFGSVFSAVTLFRIRSTEPSIVVAGERTRLRQQILEGLRFVVRNPVLRTLMAINGVDNGFLAWIQAILMVFYVRVLDWSAQTVGLVLGVAAVGGIIGSMLAGRLHKWLGTDRLLLTAVLAGGPAEAVVLLLHPGFAGKLIAVAAQFIAIFFSVCYSVTSRSLRQIASPDGLRSRVIAAHRWVSVAVMPVGALAGGFASTRVGLRGSIALACLGLLAAPIIALTSPLRHVGNNGVAGAFTVR; encoded by the coding sequence GTGTTGCGCTCAGGGGCGGCCCGGTTCTTCGCCCTCGACGGGAAGGCGAAGCTCGGGCACGCGTGCCCGGACTTCCACTACGGCTTCCGCCCGTGCGGACGCCAGCACTCCGCGACGCCGGACCGTCCGGATCCCAACGAGTCCTTCGCCTACTGGTCCGACGACCCGAAACTGATTCCTGAGCACGAGGCGATCGGTCCGCTGCTGAGTGCGATGAACCAGTGCCGGGTAGCGCTCGCCAGGTTCTCCGGTTCCGTACTGTCCGGCGTGGCCGCTCGGTTCAGCTCCGACCGAACGACCGGTCCTGAGGGTGCGACCCGCCTGGAGGCCAATTCATACTCTTCGGTGAAGCGGATCGCGACCTCCTGCAGGACCGCCGCGAGGACGGGCCCTCATCGCAATCATGTCGTCGAACGGGCGCGGCCTCGCGGTCGAGCTCGACGGGCGGATGTCGATCTCCGGAGCCACGCCCGAACGAATGCCGTGCGCTTCGGTCGTCCCGAGGCGCCGCTCCAGACCGAGGCGACCAGCGATGACCCCGGGGCCGACACCACCTCCATACTGCTCGATCGGAGAAGACATCACGTGGCGCTCCTCGCCCAAGACTCGATCCTGCGCGACGCTAGCTTTCGGTCGTACTACGCCGGGCAATCGGTCGCCTTGTTCTGCGCGGCGGTGACTCCGATCACCATGCCCTTGATCGCAGTGCTGTCCCTGCACGCGTCCGGGTTCGAGGCGTCCGTGGTGTCGGCCATCTCCCTGGTACCCGCCGTTCTCCTCACCCTGCCGGTCGGGGCGATCGTGGACCGGCTGCCCAAGCGGGAGGCGATGCTGTGGGCCAACCTCGCTCAGGCTGTTTCATTGGGTTTGCTGCCACTGTTGTGGTGGCTACATGCACTCTCAATTCTCGTGCTGTGCCTGGTCGGACTCACCTCGACCAGCTTCGCGATCGTTTCTCAGGTGGCCGACCAGTCACTGATCCCGTTCCTGGTCGAAGACTCACACTTGATCGAGGCGAACTCCAGAATGGCCCTCAGCGAGTCGGTCGCGACCATGGCGGGACCGACGGCGGCCGGCTTTCTCATGACGGCGCTCGGGGGACCGCCGACGGTCGGCCTGGCAGCATTCGGGAGCGTGTTCAGCGCCGTGACCCTGTTCAGGATCCGGTCGACCGAGCCGTCGATCGTCGTGGCCGGCGAGAGGACGAGACTGCGCCAGCAGATCCTCGAAGGGCTTCGGTTCGTGGTCCGCAACCCGGTCCTGCGCACCCTGATGGCGATCAACGGTGTCGACAACGGTTTCCTCGCGTGGATCCAGGCCATCCTCATGGTCTTCTACGTAAGGGTGTTGGACTGGTCGGCGCAGACCGTCGGCCTGGTGCTCGGTGTCGCTGCCGTCGGCGGGATCATCGGCTCCATGCTGGCGGGGCGTCTGCACAAGTGGCTCGGCACCGACCGCCTGCTGCTCACGGCCGTGCTGGCAGGAGGGCCGGCCGAAGCCGTAGTCCTCCTGCTTCACCCCGGATTCGCCGGCAAGCTAATCGCGGTCGCAGCACAGTTCATCGCTATCTTCTTCTCCGTCTGCTACTCGGTGACGTCGCGATCGCTGCGGCAGATCGCCTCACCGGACGGTCTTCGCTCTCGTGTCATCGCCGCGCACCGTTGGGTGAGTGTCGCAGTTATGCCGGTCGGGGCTCTCGCCGGCGGCTTCGCCTCGACCCGGGTCGGCCTGCGGGGGTCCATCGCACTCGCCTGCCTCGGTCTGCTCGCCGCGCCGATCATCGCCTTGACCTCGCCGCTCAGGCACGTCGGAAACAATGGAGTTGCTGGCGCATTCACGGTCCGGTGA